Part of the Gadus macrocephalus chromosome 22, ASM3116895v1 genome, ATTCCACGTCAAACTTGTTCGCGAACAGGTGATGATGGCTCAGGATCCAAGGCAGGTCTGCGACAGCGAACACACATACCTCCCGCACAAAATTGCCGTGACACTTGGTCTGGCCAATCCACAGCACCAGCCGTGCAATCGAAATTCTGTGATACACGTGAGAAGTGGCCGACATGGAACCCGGAACTCCGGGCATTTGTTGGGTGGTGGCCCAGAGGATCTCGTCTGGGCTGTAAGTGTCTTTGCACCACTCGATCAGCTCATGGATGCGGCTGTCTGTCAGCACACTGTTGATGTATCCCCGGCAGGCGATAATGTAGGCGCTGCCCTTCAACACAGAAAGATCGAAGGGCGCCGGCCCCCTGGCCTTCCCTGTGGACTGACAGGAGGGGTAGGTagtagagaaagaaaaagatagTTAGCTAGAAATAGGCCATTGAGGCCGTCTCATGATGTGCAGcaagaatagaaaaaaatatccaGCCTTCTCTATTTAAGTTTGAAGTCATCACGTAACACATTCCCTGAATTGTACAGACCATGGAGCTGTGTTGTCGCATACGGATGGTGCTATATACACAACTTATTGTTGTTACGTACATTAATTCATTTCAACATCTTCACCTGTAAATGTCCGTTCACCGGGGCCCAAGTGGTTGCCACTCTCCATTTCTGATTCTGGGGAATGGGCCTAAAGTGTATGCTGTTTGCCCCATCCAGAGCCTTCAGGTCTCGCACCATCTCCAGGTTGGTCTTCATGGGGAAGTCCTGCCCACAGAGGTTGATGAAATACTTCCACTCCGTGCTGACGTTCAGCAGATCCGACATGCAGTTGAGGTCCGCCTGCACCCGAGTCCAGCCGGCGTAGACCACTTTCACGGGTTGACTGACCATGAAGACGTTGGGGAAACAGGAAGCGATGTTGGCGATGGCGGCTGCTACGGTAGCTTGGGCTTTTGTGTCGACATGGACGCAGTACACATTCTGGGGCGCGTAGATGGCTCGCAAGAGCCGCTCAAAGTTCTCGACCTGGAGACACATGGGACGAGGTCATGGATTTGGTTAGGCTCAGAATGAACATAACAGTTTATAATAGTGTTACACACCATGTGTCTAATGATCTTACTATAAGGAAGAAAGTACATTATAGTAATAGAATAGAAGAGATTAAAAGTTAAGAGGCAAACATTTCTAAAGATAAATACTGAACATATATTatgtacaccaacacacacagacaatatgaGTAGTGAACAGAATTGTTTTGATGTCAATACGACTAGAAATTCTTTAATGATTACTGCATATTACGTTTTCTCTATGCATGTTGTGAATGTTATGTTGTCTTCAGCCAGACAGGGAAAAATAGAATCCAGGTAGAAGAGTAGAGACCTTATGGTGGGCGACGATAGAGTATGCCAGGGGGAAGTCCATTTCTTCATGGAAAGCCTGAGTGGCGTAACCTCTCGTTAACCTAAAGTTTCTGTTGAATTAATTGCCACTCAATTAATTTTCAATTAAAATGATAAATCAACACGTCCAACAGTGCAACTGTTCTAAGTCAAGGATTGGATAAACATATTTGGTCGATAAGATGACACAATTTATGAATTCAGGAAGTGAAGATGTTCCCAGATTTGCAACACACAAAAGTCGTGGTACTTTTGGACACAACAAGAATACTGAGGAGGATTATCACATCAGAAACATTGATTTTAATATATCTGCTATTGAAGCTCAATAGATTATCGGGGGTTTTATCGATTCGGCCTTTGAGTAGTCTCTTTAAAGAAACAAAATGGAAGTTGGGAAGGCTTTACaattattaatttatattaGTGAAATGGGGAACATAGGAACGAATACGAGATAGTTTATGAGTTGGGCTTTGAGAGTTtttcaaataatgttttttgttgccTTCATATTTTTTACTAACCCATGCCGTACCGATGTCTATGGTGGAGACTAAAGTTTTTattggactgtattatgcgtgaCCCATTTCACGTTTTGTGTGGCATAATCCACAAATATGTGGTAGTTGTGCCTCGTAAAATGATATCCACACGGATATTTACTTATCTACAAATGCAAATTATTTACTTGAGACTCTTAAAGTTGTTATATACATGGATATTACACAATCCACAAATACATCATGTCCGCCCgtttttgtacaataaatccaaagTCCCGTTTACATATTTGTGGATCATGCCTAGGCCAAATGAATATGCGTAACCCACAGAAGACGATCACCTTGCAGTCCACAATACTTTTTTCAAGTACATTTTACAATCAAGATCCACAAATAAAAAAGTTGTAACTTGTGTCTTCTAAAATTATATCCACTCTTACTTTCAGAACAGATTACGACCATCACTCCAGCTCCTTCCAAGCATTTTGCTTTTCCTCACTGGGGATTCcctcaaaatatattttctttgggACTTTTGGACTTTTTGGGACCTTTTGACTTCCTACCTTTCTCCTATGTTTACACTTTCATTTTGGCTGTTTCATCATAATAAAGCCAACTGTGTTCTCATAAGGGTCATATTTTCAACTTCATAGAAGTTGAATATTCAGCCATATTACAGCAATTCATGTATTTCCAAATTTTTCCCTTTCATCCAGCTTGTGTGCTGAAAATCATTTAGAAGTACATAGGAATCCTTTAAGATGTATATCACTTATTCCGGAACCATTAATATTATATCCGACATAACGCTTGTTTGATTGTGTATTTGTAAAACTGTACCTTTGAAATAGCAACTTCGACAGTACCTTTGAAATAGCAAGGGATATATGGCTACTTTTGCACTTATCGCCCTCTATAGGTGGATGCTATGTACGCGGCCAGATTTCGCAGCCAGCTCGGCTGCGGTACACACTGGACAAAACTCGACGACATCAGATATCATAATCTCTTCTGAAAGTGAGTGTGGAtagcaattaaaaaaacactaaAGCAAATTAAAAATATGTGTGCATCGGGGCATATTCATATGGATATCCTCTTAAGGACAGGTAAACAATgtttgttgtaggcctacacgtaATGTGAATAGTCTTCTGTGGGTTTTAACTCACTTTTATTTCTTTTACATGCTTGTCGCCATCTACAAGTTCATGCTTTTTTACGCATCCAGATTTtcagacctttttattttacattggaCAAAACTGGATTTGCATTTGTGGAGATCCACAAATGCATATAGACGAGTTCACATGTCGCAATCTGTTTGGATGTAATTGTAGacattttaatttaataaaaaataaatgtatttgcgGTTCTTGATTGCAAGCACAAGTGAAAAAATTATTGTGGACATAGGTTGGAAAACAATCCCCAAAGAAAATTAAGCAACTCACAAGAGCCATGCGATCGACAAATGATAAAAACGTCCATAAAAATAATGTTGGGAAAAAATAGAGTGCACAGTCTCACCTGCAGTCCTGAGTGGCATTTATGTAGTATTCATCTGTGAGCTTGACTTTCCTTCTGTAGTCCCTGTTCTGGGCCAGCCACTTGGCCTTCTTCAGGCTGCCTGGGTCTCCCAGCACGACGGCCGTACAGTTCAGGCCGTCCTCACCTTCCCGTGAAGCCCTAGGGACCTCCAGCTGTTCTTTTGCGTGA contains:
- the LOC132451526 gene encoding beta-1,3-galactosyl-O-glycosyl-glycoprotein beta-1,6-N-acetylglucosaminyltransferase-like, coding for MTPLINVNSRQLLRGIIPVAIVIAFWRVYCIKKPDKWLVPLPLINYQNSHAKEQLEVPRASREGEDGLNCTAVVLGDPGSLKKAKWLAQNRDYRRKVKLTDEYYINATQDCRNFRLTRGYATQAFHEEMDFPLAYSIVAHHKVENFERLLRAIYAPQNVYCVHVDTKAQATVAAAIANIASCFPNVFMVSQPVKVVYAGWTRVQADLNCMSDLLNVSTEWKYFINLCGQDFPMKTNLEMVRDLKALDGANSIHFRPIPQNQKWRVATTWAPVNGHLQSTGKARGPAPFDLSVLKGSAYIIACRGYINSVLTDSRIHELIEWCKDTYSPDEILWATTQQMPGVPGSMSATSHVYHRISIARLVLWIGQTKCHGNFVREVCVFAVADLPWILSHHHLFANKFDVESDSVAVFCLEEYLREKRLAEIESDGK